In a genomic window of Schistocerca gregaria isolate iqSchGreg1 chromosome 5, iqSchGreg1.2, whole genome shotgun sequence:
- the LOC126273346 gene encoding tigger transposable element-derived protein 6-like, giving the protein MVVQLHDNAVNLNRAVCGESAAVSDESVEHWKEEVLSPILEGFESGDVYNVDETGLFYQLMPTKTVSVKGEAYHKGRMSKQRITVLLCSNADGSDKLDPTVIGKFHKPHCFKNSATLPCTYYRSKSAWITVDLFIKFLQASDARMGARNRKVVLFMDKCPAHPTNLGFLQNVKVHFFLAHCTSRLQPMVLGIIHSLKSKYQKAFVLKALVFIDRNEVLKLSILQAMHLLTGAWKMSTKETISNCFHKVGFNVMSSHDKDGDESSSGHA; this is encoded by the exons atggttgtacaactACATGACAATGCAGTCAATCTCAACAG GGCAGTATGTGGAGAGAGTGCTGCAGTTAGTGATGAAAGTGTTGAACACTGGAAAGAAGAGGTGCTGTCACCCATCTTGGAGGGTTTCGAATCAGGGGATGTGTACAATGTGGATGAAACAGGCCTGTTTTACCAACTCATGCCCACTAAAACCGTAAGTGTTAAAGGAGAAGCATACCACAAAGGAAGAATGAGCAAGCAGAGAATTACTGTTCTCTTATGCAGCAACGCAGATGGCAGCGACAAGCTGGATCCCACAGTAATTGGTAAGTTCCACAAACCACATTGCTTTAAGAACAGTGCTACACTGCCATGTACGTATTATAGAAGCAAAAGTGCTTGGATAACTGTGGACTTGTTCATAAAGTTCTTGCAAGCTTCTGATGCACGAATGGGTGCTAGAAACAGGAAGGTTGTTCTCTTTATGGACAAGTGTCCTGCTCATCCAACAAACTTGGGATTTCTGCAGAATGTGAAAGTGCATTTCTTTCTTGCACATTGCACAAGCAGACTCCAGCCCATGGTTCTAGGGATTATTCATAGCCTGAAAAGCAAGTATCAGAAAGCTTTTGTCCTTAAGGCACTTGTCTTTATTGATAGGAATGAAGTGCTTAAATTGAGCATCCTGCAAGCTATGCATTTGCTCACAGGAGCTTGGAAAATGTCAACAAAGGAAACCATCTCAAATTGCTTTCATAAGGTTGGATTTAATGTAATGAGCTCTCACGACAAAGACGGTGATGAAAGTAGTAGTGGACATGCATGA